ggcaggagaatcacttgaaccccagaggcagaggttttggtgagccgagattgagccattgcactccagaccgggctacaagagtgaaactccgtctcaaaaaaaaaaaaaaaaaaaaagtgtatgtttCTTCTCCTGTTAATTTGCCTATTGTCAGTTCATTTTAGCAGTGAATGTTCAGAGGGTGGTGGGGAAGCCCCTACAAGAGCTTTAAAAGCTACTGATGCTTGGGTCTCActcagaaattctggtatgttcaGCCTAGATACAAGACTTTAAAAGCtccctaggtgattctaatgccAAGGCATTAGAGGAACCCTGCAAAGCTGCATTCACTACTCAACAATCCCAGTCCACACTTGAAGGGTTAAGCAGGAGTACATTTGGGTGCAGGGGGAAGGGCATTGTTCTGGGACTCAGGGGCCTTGCTCTGAGGAGGGCTGTGGCCTGAGTTTGTGCCAACAAACTGAATGCATCCTCTTTCCAAAACGAAGAGTAGAAGTGGGAGGCATTTGCAGCAAGGGGCTGTGACTTCTCTGAATTTGTCCCTCAAGCCCCAGGTGCTTCAGCCTTGGTGGGTGATGAAGCAGAGCAGCCTgggggtgacctgtgctagggtcCAAGGGTTTCCAAGCTCCTCAGAAAATCATACTGGCCTCAGTGGAGCTGCAGAGCCACTTGCAGGAGAACCTGGATGTGCTGTCCTATGGAAGAGTGGCCATAAGGGTCTACGAGTTCATTTTGGGGCGGGCTCAGAAATCAGATTGACTCAGCACGCCACAGACAggaatctccattttttttttttgagacggagtcatgctctgtcgccctggctggagtgcagtggcgcaacctcgggctcattgcaagctctgcctcccgggttcacggcattctcctgcctcagcctcccgagtagctgggactacaggcgcctgccaccacgcccggataagttttgtattttcagttgagacggggtttcaccgtgttagccaggatggtctcaatctcctgacctcatgatccgcccgcctcggcctccccaagtgctgggattacaggtttgagccaccgtgcccggcgatttttttttttttttttgacggagtcttggtctgtcgcccaggctggagtgcgaatGACGCAATCTctgcttaccgcaacctccgccttctgggttcaagtaattctccgcctcagcctccccggtagctgggattacaggcatgcaccaccatgcccggctaatttttgaatttttagtagataccgggtttcaccatgttggccaggctggtctcctgaactcctggcctcaagagatcagcctcccaaagtgctgggattacagccaccgcGCCCCTTCAATTAactactattttttgtttgttttttggagacaggatttcactctgttgctcaggctggagtgcagcgctgCAATcatattcactgcagccttgatctctgggctcaagctatcctcccgcctcatcctcctgagtagctgggactacaggaacgcaccaccatgcttggttaatttttgtactttttgtggagacggggtctccccatgtttcccaggctagtcttgaacttcagagctcaggcaatccactttggcctctcaaagtgctgggattataggcacaagccaccgcgcccagcaaacTTATCTCCTACTGACAGATATTGCAAAAACTTTTCTTCGaccaacaacaacgacaaaaaagaTAGGTAGATGACAGATATAATCCATACCATCTGTTCAATCTTgtcctttttaactttttcaggGAAACTTCCCCTAAGTGAACATTTAAATCTGAATTACTTTCTGTTAAACTGTTCTCCAGGAAAATCAAATAAATCTTCAAGCTTTTGTTTACCTAACAGTTTGTTGTGTCGAACAAACCTTTCTACGTTTCAGGTAAGGAAACTGCAGCTTAGGCGAGAAAGCCGCTCAAATTCGCAGGTACAAGGAGCTGGGTAAGAACGCCCCGCCTGGCTGGCTAGCTTCAGTTCCGCGCTCTGGACAGGAATTATGCACAGGGCGCCGCTGTGGCACTGGAACCCCCAAAGTCACAAGCTCCCCAGATCCTACCAGGCCGCGGCTACCCGCTACAGCCCAGAAGTCCTCGCCTGCGCCGCAAGCCCGCCTTCCTGAAGAAGGAGCCCAGTCCCGGCAGCGCTCTTCTCCGGCTCCGCCCTTCTTCCGCTCGACTTTCTTTGCCATTGGCTGACAAAGGAGTATATAAGAACGTCATTTCCTATTGCTTCTCCTTTCCGCGCTACCTACAGAAGGGTCCATACGGCGTTGTTCTGGGTGAGTTACTTGTGGTGTCCGTGGCGCCTCCCAAGGCTAGAAAAATGAGCTTTTCCTGCTCAAGTGAAGGGTGCGAAGACTAGTTATGAAAGCCGGTCAGACCGGGTCTGTCTCCCGCCGGGCGCGCCCCACTTTAGGCCTGCGGCCTGCACGTGGCCAGGCTCCGGCTGGCGGGTTCCCCCAGTGCCCCGGGAGCGGGTGGAGGTCGCCCTCCAGCGGAGGCTCGGAGCTGGGGTTCGGGCCAGGCCGCCGGTGGGCGGGAGTTCAGAAGGCGGACTAACATTCGGTGTTGCTATCCCTTCGGACCCCCCCACGGCGGCGAGTCGAGGCCCAGGCCCTGATTTACACCGGCGACTTGGACTGGTTGGGTTTTCCCCTTCGCGCCGTGTGGGTCAGGAGTTAAGGTTCTTGGGTTTTGAGACAAGTGGTGACGGCACAGCGAAGTAATTCCAAAGCACCCGCCTACAATCTGCTTGAAAATATCTGAAACCAATTCATACGTTTTTTCCCTTTAGTTTCCATATTCCAAATATGGCTCCTCTTGTATATCTAGTTAACTTGGCGTATCCGGAACTTTTCCTTAATTCCTATCTTGAGAAGTGTTGAATTTCCATTTGCTAATTTCGTTTAGTTTTATTATTCACTTGTTATGCCGTCCACATCATTTCCTCAGTAAGATGTGCGCTATTCCGTAATACACGACATGTATTGGTTAACTTTGCCCCTTCATTGCACTGTAAGCTCAATGCCTGACACTGTAGGAGATGGAGTCTTGGGTAGCTTTTAAGGGTGTACCCCACTTAATTTActggaatgaaaagaaatagattGCTCTCCTTTCAGATTCCCGTCGTAACTTAAAGGGAAACTTTCACAATGTCCGGAGCCCTTGATGTCCTGCAAATGAAGGAGGAGGATGTCCTTAAGTTCCTTGCAGCAGGAACCCACTTAGGTGGCACCAATCTTGACTTCCAGATGGAACAGTACatctataaaaggaaaagtgatggttagtcattgctttaattttttgttaCTCCAGCTGTAAGTACAGATTTTGAGCTTGCTTATTCTCGTGGTTAGTTCTGGGTAATTTCTTTGTATCATCTCTTCCTCAAATGAAACCAGACTCCTAGGTTGAAAACATACTTTAAATAAATGTTCTGATTGTTATTGGGAGAAAAGATTCCTGCTCCAGGGGAAGAATACATCAGTTGCCCGCGTTATGGGACTTGGGTTGGGTTGTGAACTTGAGCAAGTTCATGAGCTGAGTTTCTAATAGCTCCCATAGTGCCTTCAACTTCATAGTTACTTACACAGGCTGTTGAACTGAATTTTGAGTGGAAAgtggggcaggaggtggggataAACAATATAGCTTGGAAGAACCAGAGGAGGGAAGGCATTAAGTTGGCTAAGGCACTTATTTTAGAGATAAAGCTACCAAGGACTTCGGAGTGACATGCTGTGAAGGAGATTTAGGATGAATCTTGCATCAGTGAAGATGATAAAAGGGAAAGAGTGGCAGAAAGTCAGGAAGTGGATTCTTAAGAACCACTGATGGACAGGAAGtacagggaaggagaaaggagagatggATTTAGCCAACTGAATCTCGGCTGCACACTATTAAAGCTCAGGGTGGAGGCCAGTCTTGGCTCATGAACTTCTGAGTGTCGGAAGTGTGCTACATTAATGGCAGGATTTTCGCTAACACCAGTAGAGCTTGCCTCTATGACTGGAGTTTGGTAGTACTCGCTGCCACATACACTGAACTTGCAAAGAATGATTGCACAGCCAGGTCAAGTGTTACAAATCCTTTTGCCTTCGCTTAGGCATCTACATCATAAATCTGAAGAGGACCTGGGAGAAGCTTCTGCTGGCGGCTCGTGCCATTGTTGCCATTGAAAACCCTGCTGATGTCAGTGTTATATCCTCCAGGAATACTGGCCAGGTTTGTGGGACAGTGATTAGATTTTATATTATAGAAATGAAGCTTACAGACATTGTGAGAAATACAGAAAGgtataagaaaatagaaataactcaAATTCCACTGTTCAGAGATCTTAAGTTGGACTGAGCCATAGAAGTCGCCGTTATggcctttcctcttttttttgtttttttgttttttgtttttaaggcagtctcttgctctgttgccccttgcccagcctggagtgcagtggtgtgatctcggctcattgcaacctttgcctcctgagttaaagggattctcctgcctcagcctcccgagtagctgggattacaggcatgtgccaccatgcgcaactggtgtttgtatttttagtagagacgtggtttcaccatttggccaggctggtcttgaactcctgacctcaagtgatcctcccacctcagcctcccaaagtgttgggattacaggcgtgagccactgtgcctagcctgtaAGACCTTTTCAACATACATGCTGGGCATCTGGCAGTATGTTGAACTTTATAATTTCATTCTGTGTAGACTTCTATCACTAAATATCTAGAAATTATCCTATTAAAGTGGCTTACCACTTTTTCCCGTAGTCAGAGTTTTTACCTTAAGACGACGAAATACTGGGACAGAAATTTGGTATCAACTGCAGCATTTTTCAGTAAGATTTTATTAGATTAGGACAGTAGTCTTTGTCTTATCCAAGTTTCATAAGCAAAAAATTTTTAGGAAtcttagccagtcatggtggcattcACCTATAGTTCCCGTTaattgggagtctgaggcgggagatCCCTCAAGTCCAGGAGTTGGGGGCTGCGTGCAGTAAGTTATGattttgtcactgcactccaagcctggggcacagagtgagatcctgtctcttaaaaaaaaaaaaaaaaaaagctagtcgtgggtggctcatgcttttGTAATATGGGTGCTTTGTGAGGCCGAGACTggtggcttgcttgagcccagaagttcgagaccagggtGAGCAATGTggcaagactgtgtctctaccaaaaataaaaaccagctgggtgtggtgttgcatgcctgtagtctcagctgaggctgaggtgggaagattgcttgaacccaggaggttgaggcaacaGGGAGCCAAGACTGtctactgcattccaacctgagtgacaagagtgaggcCGTCTTTGCCAACTTGAATGAAAAATaccttaatttgtatttttaagaaatgacTAGTTAGTACaacttgaatcttttttttttttttgccacagctctattttaacattttttctgttGAGAAAACTAGTAGATTTCTTGAATTCTAAGAATTCTAACAGGATTTTATTCAACTCAACTATTTTGACAGATTTGAAAATCATGTAGTGAAGACTTTATTTCAATGTTGACAGGACAGGTTCCGACGCGTGTTTTTGCAGAGGGTTATTCCTGAAACTGACTTGTTACTGGGACTGCATAGTTTGGTACACAGTAGAAAAAAGGCATTTTTAGTTATTGCTGTAGAATGAACTGAGTGACAGTTCTTGCTTGCTTGAGAAAAATATACTGAGCATCTAGATTGGGCCAGGTAGTGTTGCTGGGTGCTTGGGATATAGTAGAAAAACAAGCCTCTTTTTGAATGTATGCGGGAAATCTCCCGGAGAAGTAAGAGAGGTTAAGGAAAGCTGGGTATGTGCCTGCTTTATATGGAGTAGTAGTGATTAAGTTGGCCAGTGCCCAGAAGTACTTCTTGCTGGTGCCAAGATTGTTCTGTGTTAGATGTGTTCTCACAACCATGTGAGGAACTTGGAGGCATGTGAATGTCCTCAGTTTACTCAAAAAATCACCTACTTGGTTCTTAGAGCCTGGCAAGTGTGGTTCTGGAGCCTCCAGACGTAAAGAAGCCAGTGAACCAGACACCTGAGAGAAGTGGGGGTGGGAAGTGCATTCCAAGCAGAGGGCCTAGAAGTGAGGGCATTGTAAGTCAGTTAACCTAGAGAACTTAGAGGAATTAAtgctttttgctttcatttttgagGAAGAGGTATTTGAGGGTTTCGGCCAGATAGGCTTTTTCATATGATTACAGAACTGGTGTCAGCATATGGGGAGTTGCTATGAAATATCTCTGGAGTACcattaacttttaaattcttCAAAGAGGGCCGTGCTGAAGTTTGCTGCTGCCACTGGAGCCACTCCAATTGCTGGCCGCTTCACTCCTGGAACCTTCACTAACCAGATCCAGGCAGCCTTCCGGGAGCCACGGCTTCTTGTGGTTACTGACCCCAGGGCTGACCACCAGCCTCTCACGGAGGCATCTTATGTTAACCTACCTACCATTGCTCTGTGTAACACAGATTCTCCTCTGCGCTATGTGGACATTGCCATCCCATGCAACAACAAGGTAATGATTTTATGATCTAGAATTGACGAATGCATGCTCTAGAAAAAACATTCCTGTGCACATTGTTAGAGCTTGGAGTTGAGGCTACTGACTGGCCGATGAACTCGCAAGTGTAGGTAGTGTGCTACATGAGGGGCAAGTTTTTCGCTAACACCACAAGGGTCTTTGGCCCAATGAGTGGAGTTTGATAGTAATTCTTGCTACAAGTATAACATTACTGCATGACAGCTTTGTGGAGAgatgaaaacatttggaaaatagtgtgttttcttctgcctttgtCCATGTTTCTTGCTCAGGCCTCAGGCATTTGGCCTTTCTGGTTTTACACCAACTTGATGGGTTCTACTATAAGATTCTAAAAAGGTGGGTTGTGTGTGGTTCAAATTGGTTGATTTGTAACCCTAGTTGTGCATAAGAATTgcccagagatttttttttttttaaatgctagtgTCCAGGCATTTCTCCCAGAGATCTCATATAGTAGTGTGTGGTGAAGT
This sequence is a window from Macaca fascicularis isolate 582-1 chromosome 2, T2T-MFA8v1.1. Protein-coding genes within it:
- the RPSA gene encoding small ribosomal subunit protein uS2 codes for the protein MSGALDVLQMKEEDVLKFLAAGTHLGGTNLDFQMEQYIYKRKSDGIYIINLKRTWEKLLLAARAIVAIENPADVSVISSRNTGQRAVLKFAAATGATPIAGRFTPGTFTNQIQAAFREPRLLVVTDPRADHQPLTEASYVNLPTIALCNTDSPLRYVDIAIPCNNKGAHSVGLMWWMLAREVLRMRGTISREHPWEVMPDLYFYRDPEEIEKEEQAAAEKAVTKEEFQGEWTAPAPEFTATQPEVADWSEGVQVPSVPIQQFPTEDWSAQPATEDWSAAPTAQATEWVGATTEWS